One part of the Bacteroidia bacterium genome encodes these proteins:
- a CDS encoding DUF4231 domain-containing protein, protein MDLTPARIKEIRNYVSQLDLEPSQKELLKIRWLDTIDDYEKKAKRDVDRFRWYYLTALVASLLIPFITNLNNTLLNEIAQDIIVSILGVLAALAAGLNQLINYRKRWAFYRQQSHLIKQEGFAFLSLTNQYKEFQTHKDALKAFLGNVERTISESIKFYQDFLDTEEEDSMISIPENAKTEEKKKDSEEVKKDPSAHTEGGLSSDEPQTNEDETSDQTDEALEDAGEEVP, encoded by the coding sequence ATGGATCTCACTCCCGCAAGAATCAAAGAAATCAGGAACTACGTCAGTCAACTCGACTTGGAGCCTTCTCAAAAAGAACTTCTGAAAATTAGATGGCTGGATACCATTGATGATTATGAAAAGAAAGCCAAGCGAGACGTAGACCGATTTAGGTGGTATTACCTCACTGCCCTCGTTGCGAGTCTTCTGATTCCCTTTATCACGAATCTTAATAATACGTTATTGAATGAAATTGCCCAGGACATTATTGTATCAATTTTGGGCGTTCTGGCGGCTTTAGCTGCTGGTCTTAACCAATTGATCAATTACCGGAAACGCTGGGCTTTCTATCGTCAACAGTCTCACCTTATCAAACAGGAAGGCTTTGCATTCTTAAGCCTTACCAATCAATACAAAGAATTCCAGACTCATAAAGATGCCCTGAAAGCATTTTTGGGGAATGTAGAAAGAACGATCTCCGAGAGCATTAAATTCTACCAGGATTTCTTAGATACAGAAGAAGAGGACAGTATGATTAGTATACCGGAGAATGCAAAAACAGAGGAAAAGAAAAAGGATTCAGAAGAAGTTAAGAAAGATCCTTCAGCTCATACCGAGGGCGGTTTGAGTAGTGATGAACCCCAAACAAACGAAGATGAAACTTCCGATCAAACCGATGAGGCCCTTGAGGATGCAGGCGAAGAGGTACCCTGA
- a CDS encoding peptidoglycan-binding protein, giving the protein MSILYIGHHDQDSNVRDKKAYLKPFHNVGDILRTAISFRDDDRSKWRKFKRIKGSKVRELQTFLFDAGFMPRSAKDGIFGYVTQASVRLFQEYMRTVEGQNMKPDGFVGSGTWGAINSWPKGKKCEWALAREKPTEEYNMWLNLLGNAKKHYSGIDDPTLKQIKAFDGNTDTLKPTDWKFNKSDIHLIGIRIGESDKVNRRKNDDIFILLINGLVFKFWGSTDPSQSMAFNAKTKKGRFDEAFLVEGQHKYRFAWHKISSDKKIYRALRPYKYGVLVFRDRDNDDALTLKDIKKGLDKNTNQTINIHWSGIGKANFSAGCQVIAGKSYINHSGKVVDCSGFAAKSYGDLTDSRKKTKGAYNMFTDLILAYAPQGVEYLYYTLGRDESLNISGSLSESYASNTLASMKNI; this is encoded by the coding sequence ATGTCTATATTGTATATCGGTCATCACGACCAAGACAGCAATGTCCGTGATAAAAAAGCCTACCTTAAGCCCTTCCATAATGTGGGAGACATCTTGCGAACAGCCATATCATTTAGGGATGATGATAGAAGCAAATGGCGCAAGTTTAAAAGAATAAAAGGGAGTAAGGTAAGAGAACTCCAGACTTTCCTGTTCGATGCTGGGTTTATGCCCCGTAGTGCAAAAGATGGCATCTTTGGATACGTAACGCAAGCTTCTGTGAGACTTTTTCAAGAATACATGAGAACCGTTGAGGGCCAGAATATGAAACCAGACGGTTTTGTGGGCTCAGGAACATGGGGGGCTATTAATTCCTGGCCAAAAGGAAAAAAGTGCGAATGGGCCCTTGCTAGGGAGAAGCCTACAGAAGAATACAACATGTGGTTGAACTTGCTGGGAAACGCAAAAAAACATTATTCTGGCATAGACGATCCCACCTTGAAACAAATCAAGGCCTTCGACGGCAACACAGATACCTTAAAACCAACGGACTGGAAGTTCAACAAATCGGATATACATTTGATTGGGATTCGAATTGGAGAATCGGATAAAGTAAATCGAAGGAAAAATGATGATATCTTCATTCTTCTGATAAATGGCCTGGTCTTCAAGTTCTGGGGATCAACAGATCCCAGTCAATCGATGGCCTTTAATGCCAAAACCAAGAAAGGTCGATTTGATGAAGCCTTTTTAGTAGAGGGGCAGCATAAATACAGATTTGCCTGGCACAAAATTTCGAGTGATAAAAAGATCTATCGAGCCTTAAGGCCTTACAAGTATGGGGTGCTGGTATTTAGAGATAGAGATAATGATGATGCCTTAACCCTTAAAGATATTAAGAAAGGCTTGGATAAAAATACCAATCAAACCATAAATATTCATTGGTCGGGCATAGGGAAGGCCAATTTTTCAGCTGGTTGTCAGGTGATTGCGGGGAAGAGTTATATCAACCATAGTGGCAAAGTCGTGGATTGCTCTGGCTTTGCGGCCAAAAGTTATGGGGATTTAACTGATTCCAGGAAAAAGACAAAAGGGGCCTATAATATGTTTACCGATTTGATTCTCGCCTATGCACCTCAAGGAGTTGAATATTTGTACTATACTTTAGGGAGAGATGAATCTTTAAATATTTCGGGAAGTTTAAGCGAATCCTACGCAAGCAATACGCTAGCATCTATGAAGAATATCTAA
- a CDS encoding phytanoyl-CoA dioxygenase family protein gives MRETPKLNDKEQPGNATVSYTQKIALNQRENNDPLRIMTEEEWAFWKRNGYVVIKQAAPESLIDEAAAMLWEFEEKDPNDPESWYIDKGTKNDIRMTELKNTGMVEVYNHSALWNNRQHPKIHDIFADIWGQEELWVSIDRANLNLPMRPGQEYKGFIHWDIDTSLDPKPVNVQGVLALNDQTDLNMGGFQCIPQLYRDFDEWVKTQPADRNPFMPDVSGFEIEKVALEKGDLVIWDSMLAHGIRPNHSHKPRLAQYVAMTPAQNENEELRTWRINSWKDRIAPEGYAFPGDPRNWEQTKYGKAELTELGEKLLGLKEW, from the coding sequence ATGCGTGAAACTCCAAAACTCAATGATAAAGAACAGCCGGGAAATGCCACTGTTTCATATACCCAGAAAATAGCGCTCAATCAAAGAGAGAATAATGATCCCCTAAGGATTATGACGGAAGAGGAATGGGCCTTTTGGAAAAGGAATGGATATGTAGTGATAAAACAAGCGGCTCCGGAATCTTTGATTGATGAAGCGGCGGCTATGCTTTGGGAGTTTGAAGAAAAAGACCCCAATGATCCGGAGAGTTGGTATATAGATAAAGGAACCAAAAATGATATCCGCATGACTGAATTGAAAAATACAGGTATGGTGGAAGTTTATAATCATTCAGCCCTTTGGAACAATCGCCAGCATCCCAAAATCCATGACATATTTGCCGACATCTGGGGACAGGAAGAACTCTGGGTTTCCATTGACCGAGCCAACCTCAACCTTCCTATGCGGCCCGGGCAGGAATACAAAGGCTTTATCCATTGGGATATCGACACTTCTTTAGATCCTAAACCTGTCAATGTACAAGGCGTCCTGGCCCTTAATGATCAAACCGATCTCAATATGGGCGGCTTCCAGTGTATCCCTCAATTATACCGGGATTTTGACGAATGGGTAAAAACACAGCCTGCAGATCGAAACCCATTTATGCCAGATGTAAGTGGATTTGAGATAGAGAAGGTGGCATTGGAAAAAGGAGATCTGGTGATCTGGGATAGTATGCTCGCACATGGCATCCGACCCAATCATTCGCATAAGCCTCGCCTCGCTCAATACGTGGCTATGACCCCTGCTCAAAACGAGAATGAAGAGCTCCGAACCTGGCGGATCAATTCCTGGAAAGATCGCATCGCGCCTGAAGGCTATGCCTTTCCAGGGGACCCCAGAAACTGGGAGCAAACGAAGTATGGAAAGGCGGAGCTGACGGAGCTTGGAGAGAAATTGTTGGGTTTGAAGGAGTGGTAA
- a CDS encoding iron-containing alcohol dehydrogenase, which produces MNFSPQILRGTGVLAEISPKLENYVVFISELEWDSFQQFLEKEPFDLIQLSNLEESQLEVFADNIEDSEYVLGVGGSMGIEAAKFVAFQKGRKLITIPGSLASSEYANPRVRAFNYEQEQIFGEISPEVLVLDFQLLGEIPPDIHAEGLTELLAMHTAVFDWEHAKAQGKSKDHFSHKAIDEAKQILSDLEVRVGEISMGTERGLEALVDAQLKQREICLEVENERVKRGSEHVFKQFLEEQSQQSYEPAGLLALCTLLMARLQNNQADSLYQQLKESGIFFQPAHLGLQPPQLARSLQDLRYYVERRQGLPYTCLNDAYIDEEWVFEMIQDLDF; this is translated from the coding sequence GTGAATTTTAGTCCTCAAATCCTCAGGGGTACAGGCGTTTTAGCCGAGATTTCCCCTAAACTGGAAAACTATGTGGTTTTTATCTCTGAACTGGAATGGGACTCCTTTCAACAGTTTTTAGAAAAGGAACCCTTTGATTTGATTCAGCTTAGTAATCTGGAAGAATCTCAATTGGAAGTATTTGCTGATAACATCGAGGATAGTGAGTATGTCCTGGGAGTCGGAGGAAGTATGGGAATAGAGGCCGCAAAATTTGTCGCTTTTCAAAAAGGTCGTAAGCTCATCACAATACCGGGAAGTCTGGCAAGTAGCGAATATGCAAATCCACGGGTAAGGGCTTTCAATTATGAACAGGAACAGATTTTTGGGGAAATAAGTCCTGAAGTTCTGGTCCTGGATTTTCAGCTGCTCGGAGAAATCCCTCCAGATATTCATGCTGAGGGCCTCACAGAACTTTTGGCTATGCATACGGCTGTTTTTGATTGGGAACATGCCAAAGCCCAGGGGAAATCAAAAGATCATTTTTCTCATAAAGCCATAGATGAGGCAAAACAGATTCTCTCTGATCTGGAGGTGAGGGTAGGAGAAATCTCCATGGGGACAGAAAGGGGGCTGGAAGCTTTGGTAGATGCTCAACTTAAACAAAGGGAAATCTGCCTGGAAGTAGAAAACGAGAGAGTGAAAAGAGGCTCAGAACATGTATTTAAACAGTTTCTGGAAGAACAATCCCAACAAAGTTATGAACCAGCGGGCCTACTGGCTTTATGCACCCTGCTGATGGCCCGCCTCCAAAACAACCAGGCCGACAGCCTATACCAACAACTCAAAGAATCTGGTATCTTTTTTCAGCCAGCTCATCTTGGTCTTCAACCTCCCCAGCTCGCGAGAAGTTTACAGGACCTGCGATATTATGTAGAAAGAAGACAAGGACTTCCCTATACCTGTCTCAATGATGCCTACATCGATGAAGAATGGGTATTTGAGATGATACAGGATTTGGATTTCTAG
- a CDS encoding sterol desaturase family protein, producing MSMVLNVLFTLATVGIFAWTMENEFGLLYLVDWPVWLELLLAVLFLDFLAQWVAHYFLHKFKWMWKMHMVHHSDTMVDATTGTRHHPGDYALRECYALVAIVVSGMPISYYIFYRITTVLFTYITHANISLPKWLDKGLSYVFITPDIHKFHHHFERPWTDTNFGNIFSFWDRMFGTFVYEDPQKIQYGLDVADDSKDRNIKYQLGLPFNKDIPTDY from the coding sequence ATGAGTATGGTACTCAATGTCCTTTTCACTTTGGCAACTGTAGGGATTTTTGCTTGGACAATGGAGAATGAGTTTGGCCTTTTGTATTTGGTAGATTGGCCGGTTTGGTTGGAATTGTTGTTGGCAGTTCTATTCCTGGATTTTCTGGCTCAGTGGGTGGCACATTATTTCCTCCATAAATTTAAATGGATGTGGAAAATGCACATGGTACACCATAGTGATACCATGGTAGATGCGACAACCGGAACACGCCACCATCCCGGAGACTATGCCCTCCGCGAATGCTATGCCTTAGTAGCTATAGTAGTCAGTGGTATGCCAATCTCTTATTATATTTTCTACCGGATTACTACTGTGCTATTTACGTACATAACACATGCAAATATTTCTTTGCCCAAATGGTTGGACAAGGGTCTGAGCTATGTATTCATCACTCCTGATATCCATAAGTTCCACCATCATTTTGAACGTCCCTGGACCGACACAAATTTTGGTAATATATTCTCTTTCTGGGATCGTATGTTCGGCACTTTTGTATACGAAGATCCACAGAAAATTCAGTACGGCCTGGATGTCGCTGATGACAGCAAAGACAGAAATATTAAATACCAATTGGGCTTACCTTTTAATAAGGATATTCCGACGGATTATTAA